A portion of the Anabas testudineus chromosome 22, fAnaTes1.2, whole genome shotgun sequence genome contains these proteins:
- the LOC113148411 gene encoding heat shock protein 30-like has protein sequence MLCSGSLQPTLSPFMDFYCPARSLWPEVRPLLHQQHLLQRNLQELRSGLELMDRVQHKILEETEPFQSSVALQPVSFQLEKDGEHFGLTLDTRGFSPEELCVRQVGRKLRVSGKTEKKQEDGKGSYSYRLQELRQEFDLPEGLNPEAITCSMDPDGKLHIQAAKVPSVEEAERELTIRRSSEEQTQQSVCSHTQGSSTETHNSTQDKPEHMDSSPCC, from the coding sequence ATGCTTTGCTCTGGTTCACTTCAGCCCACCCTCAGTCCCTTCATGGACTTCTACTGTCCCGCACGCAGCCTGTGGCCAGAGGTCCGACCTCTGCTCCACCAGCAgcatctgctgcagagaaacctaCAGGAGCTGCGCAGCGGTCTGGAGCTGATGGACAGAGTTCAACACAAGATCCTGGAGGAGACGGAGCCTTTCCAAAGCAGCGTGGCCCTGCAGCCGGTCTCCTTCCAGCTGGAGAAAGACGGAGAGCACTTTGGCCTGACCCTGGACACTCGAGGTTTCTCTCCAGAGGAGCTGTGTGTCAGGCAGGTGGGCAGGAAGCTGAGGGTCAGCGGGAAGACggagaagaagcaggaggacGGGAAAGGCTCCTACTCTTACCGACTGCAGGAGCTGAGACAGGAGTTTGATCTGCCTGAAGGACTGAACCCTGAAGCCATCACCTGCTCCATGGATCCAGACGGGAAGCTCCACATCCAGGCAGCCAAAGTCCCGAGTGTGGAGGAGGCTGAGAGAGAGCTGACTATCAGGAGGAGCTCAGAGGAGCAAACccagcagagtgtgtgttcacacacacaaggcagcagcacagagacacacaacagcacacaggacaAACCTGAACACATGGACTCATCTCCCTGCTGctga